The Desmonostoc muscorum LEGE 12446 genome includes a region encoding these proteins:
- a CDS encoding pentapeptide repeat-containing protein, producing MNIEAIKLGKLKQLPGANLEDEELSRLDLNRINLAGATLVGTNFAASKLEGGHLEGANLMGANLQGTDLRANLMGANLMQADLTGADLRGSNLRGANLMGARLSDVSLAGAFVSGANLMNVNLQGVDLRGADLRGANLTGANLKGADLSRADLQGALLSEANLEEADLRGANLAGANFSGANLLCAELEGANLSGVNLDKACVVGTVVETRT from the coding sequence ATGAATATTGAAGCTATCAAATTAGGAAAACTCAAACAACTCCCAGGGGCAAATTTAGAAGACGAGGAACTCTCCAGACTCGATTTAAACCGAATTAATCTTGCTGGTGCCACCCTTGTCGGTACAAATTTCGCAGCTTCCAAACTCGAAGGCGGGCATTTAGAGGGAGCGAATTTAATGGGGGCGAACCTCCAAGGAACCGACTTACGGGCGAATCTCATGGGAGCAAACCTGATGCAAGCAGATTTAACAGGCGCTGACTTGCGGGGTAGTAATCTCCGGGGTGCTAACTTAATGGGAGCCAGACTCAGCGATGTATCCTTGGCAGGTGCTTTTGTGAGTGGTGCGAACTTGATGAATGTGAATTTACAAGGGGTGGACTTACGCGGTGCTGACTTGCGCGGTGCAAACTTGACTGGGGCAAATCTCAAAGGTGCAGACTTGAGTCGTGCTGATTTGCAAGGGGCATTATTGAGTGAAGCAAACCTTGAAGAAGCTGACTTGCGGGGCGCGAATTTGGCAGGAGCGAATTTTTCTGGGGCAAATTTGCTCTGTGCAGAGTTAGAAGGTGCAAATTTGAGCGGCGTTAATTTGGATAAGGCGTGTGTGGTGGGTACAGTGGTTGAAACGCGGACGTAA
- the clpS gene encoding ATP-dependent Clp protease adapter ClpS codes for MSVETIEKRSTSRKLAPRYRVLLHNDDYNPMEYVVQVLITTVPSLTQPQAVSIMMEAHTNGMALVITCAQEHAEFYCETLKSHGLSSTIEPDE; via the coding sequence GTGTCAGTTGAAACCATTGAAAAGCGTTCTACGTCCCGCAAGCTCGCGCCTCGCTATCGCGTTTTGCTCCATAACGACGACTACAACCCTATGGAGTACGTGGTACAGGTACTAATAACCACTGTGCCGAGCCTTACCCAACCCCAGGCTGTTAGCATCATGATGGAAGCCCATACTAATGGAATGGCTTTAGTCATCACTTGCGCTCAGGAACATGCTGAGTTCTATTGCGAAACATTGAAAAGTCACGGTTTAAGTAGCACCATTGAACCTGATGAATAA
- a CDS encoding protein kinase domain-containing protein: MNGQPLDGRYEIVQVLGGGAFGNTFLAKDLKRPGRPQCVVKQLSYSSPDPQALETGRRLFKKEAETLEKLGQHNQIPMLLAEFEENQEFYLVQEYIDGYPLYQEIVPGQPWTEDQVIRLLTDILQILVFVHGHGVIHRDIKPANIMRRSSDGKLILIDFGSVKEIASQIPNAQFPPTVAVGTPAYMPMEQYQGFPQFNSDIYALGMIAVQVVLGVHTNELTKLQRNDSPNTGEIVWPQKIQLSEPLAFVINKMVRFDYRQRYQSASEVLDDLSKIGQQDRGLRLDTTIIDERNPKPRKPKLPIVAGIVGLIAIAGVGFGVYNQLPQFNATAAFNKGLQKYEKKDHSGAIRDFTDAIKINPNYAEAYYGRANAQFYAGNYQRSVEDATKAIEIKGNYAEAYSRRCAAYVLLQNFQQAENDCTKALDSDQKYGDAYFHRANARRNLNNKEGALADFTKFIDLNLDDAQAYINRGVLYIEKFQDYDKAIADYNQALKLAGTKSHITAIAYDGRGNALAAQQKLPAALEDFNKAIESKGDFAQAYFNRGRVYAELDKREEAIQDFQKADTLCSQQGLTSCSKLAQSLIEQLNQ; encoded by the coding sequence ATGAACGGTCAACCCTTGGACGGGCGTTACGAAATTGTTCAAGTCTTGGGCGGAGGCGCTTTTGGGAATACCTTTTTAGCAAAAGACCTCAAACGTCCAGGTCGTCCGCAATGTGTAGTTAAGCAACTAAGCTACTCTAGTCCAGATCCCCAAGCCCTAGAAACTGGACGCCGTTTATTTAAAAAAGAAGCAGAAACCTTAGAAAAGCTAGGACAGCATAACCAAATTCCCATGCTGCTAGCTGAATTTGAGGAAAATCAAGAATTTTACTTAGTTCAAGAATATATTGATGGTTATCCTCTATATCAAGAAATTGTGCCTGGTCAACCTTGGACAGAAGATCAAGTTATCAGGTTATTGACAGATATTTTACAAATTTTAGTATTTGTGCATGGACATGGTGTAATTCACCGAGACATTAAACCTGCCAATATAATGAGGCGCTCTTCTGATGGCAAGTTAATTTTGATAGACTTTGGCTCAGTCAAAGAAATTGCCTCTCAAATCCCGAATGCACAATTCCCGCCAACAGTTGCTGTTGGGACTCCGGCATATATGCCGATGGAACAATATCAGGGTTTTCCACAGTTTAATAGTGATATTTACGCATTGGGTATGATTGCTGTCCAAGTAGTTTTGGGAGTACATACGAATGAATTAACAAAACTGCAACGGAATGACAGTCCTAATACTGGCGAAATTGTCTGGCCTCAGAAAATACAGCTGAGCGAACCGTTAGCATTTGTAATTAATAAAATGGTGCGATTTGACTACCGTCAACGCTACCAGTCAGCAAGTGAAGTGCTTGACGATTTGAGTAAAATTGGTCAGCAAGACCGGGGTTTGCGTCTAGATACAACTATTATTGATGAGCGAAATCCTAAGCCTCGAAAGCCAAAATTGCCGATTGTGGCAGGGATAGTGGGGCTGATTGCGATCGCTGGAGTAGGATTTGGTGTGTATAACCAGCTACCTCAATTTAATGCGACCGCAGCTTTTAACAAAGGGTTGCAAAAGTATGAGAAAAAAGATCACTCAGGAGCAATCAGAGATTTCACTGACGCGATTAAAATAAATCCTAACTATGCGGAAGCATATTACGGACGGGCAAATGCTCAATTTTACGCTGGAAACTATCAGCGTTCAGTAGAAGATGCAACTAAGGCAATTGAGATTAAAGGCAATTATGCCGAAGCTTACAGCCGTCGGTGTGCTGCCTATGTTTTATTGCAAAATTTTCAACAAGCGGAAAATGACTGCACCAAAGCACTGGATAGCGATCAAAAATATGGTGATGCCTACTTCCATCGAGCAAATGCCCGCCGGAATTTGAATAATAAAGAAGGAGCGCTGGCTGATTTTACTAAGTTTATTGATCTGAATCTCGACGATGCTCAAGCGTATATCAATAGGGGTGTTCTTTACATTGAAAAGTTCCAAGACTACGACAAAGCGATCGCGGATTATAACCAAGCACTGAAACTAGCTGGCACAAAATCTCATATTACCGCGATCGCCTACGACGGTCGAGGCAATGCCCTTGCCGCTCAACAAAAATTACCTGCTGCACTTGAGGATTTCAACAAAGCCATTGAGTCCAAAGGAGATTTTGCCCAAGCCTACTTTAACCGTGGCCGTGTCTACGCTGAACTTGACAAAAGAGAGGAAGCAATTCAGGATTTCCAAAAAGCTGACACACTTTGTAGTCAACAAGGGCTGACAAGTTGCTCCAAGCTAGCACAGTCATTGATCGAACAGCTTAATCAATAG
- a CDS encoding ISAs1 family transposase, with amino-acid sequence MPKKTVSLIIDSGNDYLIGLKENQPTLYKMAQTESQQDTPLSSATTVENVHSRLVQRECKVFAAPEPLQKKWSGLKTFVIVERQGERNGQPFSERQFYICSQYLEAQQLLADIQGHWGIENRLHWVRDVTFKEDFPSRRGGNAPVNWSILHNFFITIARQLRFRTIPQAQRALSNQLHKVFSFFV; translated from the coding sequence CTGCCAAAAAAAACTGTATCGCTGATCATCGATAGTGGCAATGATTACCTGATTGGATTAAAAGAAAATCAACCAACACTCTATAAAATGGCTCAAACTGAATCACAACAGGATACTCCACTCAGCAGTGCCACAACTGTAGAGAATGTTCATTCTCGACTAGTCCAACGTGAGTGCAAGGTTTTTGCTGCCCCCGAACCACTTCAAAAAAAATGGTCTGGACTCAAAACTTTTGTGATTGTCGAGCGTCAGGGTGAGCGCAATGGTCAGCCATTTTCCGAGCGTCAATTCTATATCTGTAGTCAATATCTCGAAGCTCAACAGTTACTTGCCGACATCCAAGGGCATTGGGGTATCGAAAATCGACTGCATTGGGTCAGAGATGTGACATTCAAAGAAGACTTTCCATCACGGCGTGGTGGCAATGCCCCTGTGAATTGGTCTATCTTACACAACTTTTTTATTACGATCGCTCGCCAACTTCGTTTCCGAACTATTCCTCAAGCACAACGCGCCCTCTCCAATCAACTGCACAAAGTTTTTTCTTTCTTTGTATGA
- a CDS encoding transposase family protein produces MNNLIEQLQQVPDYRHIRGRRHELWLVLFLILLGAMTGYWGYRPLEDFTRVHRQSLIELLNLDVTINFPSYSTFRRVLKTVDFQPLTDLFNNWASVFVPPIPGERLAIDGKGIRCTVTDYSQSYQNFISTVSVYSHERGIVLRMQPMSNKKISEVA; encoded by the coding sequence ATGAACAATCTCATCGAACAGTTGCAGCAAGTCCCAGACTATCGGCACATTAGAGGACGGAGACATGAATTGTGGTTAGTACTGTTTCTGATATTGCTGGGAGCCATGACAGGATATTGGGGCTATCGACCACTCGAAGATTTTACCCGTGTACACAGACAGAGTTTGATTGAACTGTTAAACCTAGATGTGACAATCAATTTTCCATCCTATTCAACATTTCGACGAGTACTGAAAACAGTGGATTTTCAGCCACTAACAGATTTATTTAATAATTGGGCATCGGTTTTTGTTCCACCAATACCAGGAGAAAGATTGGCAATAGATGGTAAAGGCATTCGTTGCACAGTCACAGATTACAGTCAGTCTTACCAAAACTTTATCAGTACAGTATCAGTTTATAGCCATGAGCGGGGTATTGTACTCAGGATGCAACCAATGTCCAACAAAAAAATTAGTGAAGTGGCGTAG
- a CDS encoding DICT sensory domain-containing protein, whose amino-acid sequence MLEGSILQQLEIAHRHSTRPIRFGVYYKNTLVSLCHALEDHILADDDKPLVITAFQQGKWYLQEAGRYADIAQRSREITIMAAPDAGFAEHPTSLLPNVDLVALDPADPVAQEWHLIILSPNYTAMVICQELSAADYGSSGIPASDLERKFYGLWTFEPELVQETAEIAIAHIKKYNPELANKLIAHRQGIIPSIARLENLGVVVSRVVDYLQTEQDNLSIPAALRQQTLDRNLVSNEIQAFLRMAQLLDMADVTNPMAAAEVVVLAEAIAQLLDLPAWQIKRLRLAALLHRIDPLQKAESVLTYGTISIHDREEAPSCPLIPGAQVLRTMPRLRAVAQIITHQTEWWNGTGEPAGLAGDEIPLESRILALLADFQWRINQRKSSDQNRQEIFTQALDECRQQQSTRFDPKLVDTLALLVMGLQQGLDLPIMTPKVSSGIWLLDSQWDSHSKTSEEIGTYYK is encoded by the coding sequence ATGTTAGAAGGTTCAATCCTACAACAGCTAGAAATAGCTCATCGCCACAGCACCAGGCCAATTCGATTCGGGGTGTACTACAAAAATACCTTAGTATCCCTCTGCCATGCCCTGGAAGACCATATCCTAGCAGATGACGATAAACCTTTAGTCATCACAGCCTTCCAACAGGGTAAATGGTATCTGCAAGAAGCCGGGCGATATGCAGACATCGCCCAGCGCAGCCGCGAAATTACCATCATGGCTGCCCCTGACGCTGGCTTTGCCGAACATCCTACAAGCCTTCTACCCAATGTAGACTTAGTAGCATTAGATCCGGCAGATCCAGTAGCGCAAGAGTGGCACTTAATTATTTTGTCGCCGAATTACACAGCAATGGTAATTTGTCAAGAACTATCGGCGGCTGATTATGGCAGTAGTGGAATCCCAGCATCAGACTTAGAGCGCAAATTCTACGGCTTGTGGACATTTGAGCCAGAGTTAGTGCAAGAGACAGCAGAAATAGCGATCGCTCACATCAAAAAATACAACCCAGAACTGGCGAATAAACTCATTGCCCATAGACAGGGGATTATACCATCTATAGCCAGATTAGAAAATTTGGGTGTAGTTGTTTCCCGTGTAGTCGATTATCTCCAGACTGAACAAGACAATTTATCCATCCCCGCAGCGCTTCGCCAACAAACCCTAGATCGGAACTTGGTTTCTAACGAAATTCAAGCATTTTTGCGGATGGCGCAACTGCTGGATATGGCAGATGTTACTAATCCAATGGCAGCTGCCGAAGTAGTGGTGCTTGCGGAAGCGATCGCCCAACTTTTGGATCTTCCTGCATGGCAGATTAAGAGATTGCGGCTAGCAGCTTTGTTGCATCGCATAGATCCATTACAAAAAGCAGAAAGCGTTCTCACTTATGGTACAATAAGCATTCACGATCGAGAAGAAGCCCCCAGTTGTCCTTTAATACCAGGGGCACAGGTATTGCGAACCATGCCACGACTGCGAGCAGTTGCCCAAATTATTACTCACCAAACCGAGTGGTGGAATGGCACAGGTGAACCGGCAGGTTTAGCTGGAGATGAAATTCCCCTAGAGTCGAGAATTTTGGCATTATTGGCAGACTTTCAGTGGCGAATAAATCAGCGAAAGTCCTCAGATCAGAATCGCCAAGAAATATTTACTCAAGCTTTAGATGAGTGCAGACAGCAACAATCAACCCGCTTTGACCCTAAACTTGTAGATACCCTAGCTTTATTAGTTATGGGTTTACAACAGGGACTCGACTTGCCCATAATGACACCCAAAGTCAGCAGCGGTATCTGGCTACTTGATTCCCAATGGGATAGCCACAGCAAGACAAGTGAGGAGATTGGTACTTACTACAAATGA
- a CDS encoding photosystem II high light acclimation radical SAM protein, with amino-acid sequence MAVKTPMMENRILYVRLPCNPIFPIGVVYLSDHVHKQFPNIEQRIFDLGTVPPLDYTSALDRCIDEFKPTLLVFSWRDIQIYAPVGGRGGNPLQNAFEFYYAKNPLLKLRGALGGLRIFIAYYVELWRNQGLIKRGLKRAQKYHSHARTVIGGGAVSVFYEQLGKSLPQGTIISVGEGETLLEKFLSGREFRDERCYVVGETQPRKRLIHEQPTPLEKTACNYDYIESIWPEFNYYLQEEDFYIGVQTKRGCPHNCCYCVYTVVEGKQVRINPADEVVAEIRQLYDRGIRNFWFTDAQFIPARKFIDDAIELLQKIVDSGMTDIHWAAYIRADNLTPQLCDLMAKTGMNYFEIGITSGSQELVRKMRMGYNLRTVLQNCRDLKAAGFNDLVSVNYSFNVIDERPETIRQTIAYHRELERIFGADKVEPAIFFIGLQPHTHLEEYAFKEGILKPGYNPMSLMPWTAKKLLWNPEPLGSFFGEVCLQAWQQNPNDFGREVMNILEEKLGCADLEAALSSPIEKKEKQLAGVS; translated from the coding sequence ATGGCAGTCAAAACACCCATGATGGAAAATCGGATTCTTTACGTTCGCCTTCCCTGCAACCCCATCTTTCCTATTGGGGTTGTCTACCTGAGCGATCATGTCCACAAGCAATTTCCCAACATCGAACAGCGCATCTTTGATTTGGGAACAGTACCACCTTTAGACTACACCTCGGCTTTGGATCGGTGTATCGATGAATTTAAACCTACACTACTAGTATTTTCTTGGCGGGATATTCAAATTTATGCTCCAGTTGGCGGACGTGGTGGTAACCCACTACAAAATGCCTTTGAATTTTACTACGCCAAGAATCCTCTATTAAAATTACGTGGGGCATTGGGCGGTTTGCGAATCTTCATTGCTTACTATGTAGAACTGTGGCGTAACCAGGGCTTGATCAAACGCGGTTTAAAGCGTGCCCAAAAATATCATTCTCATGCCCGTACAGTTATAGGTGGTGGTGCAGTCAGCGTCTTTTACGAACAACTGGGTAAAAGCTTACCCCAAGGGACAATTATTTCTGTGGGTGAAGGGGAAACTCTGCTGGAAAAATTTTTAAGTGGCAGAGAGTTTCGAGATGAACGCTGTTATGTTGTGGGAGAAACTCAACCACGAAAACGGCTAATTCACGAACAACCCACTCCCCTAGAAAAAACAGCTTGCAACTACGACTATATCGAAAGCATCTGGCCAGAATTTAACTATTATCTGCAAGAGGAAGACTTTTATATAGGTGTACAAACTAAGCGTGGTTGTCCTCACAACTGTTGTTATTGCGTTTATACGGTTGTCGAAGGTAAACAAGTACGCATCAATCCAGCAGATGAAGTAGTTGCCGAGATCCGCCAATTATACGATCGCGGCATTCGCAACTTCTGGTTTACCGATGCCCAATTCATCCCCGCACGCAAATTTATTGACGATGCAATAGAACTCTTGCAAAAAATCGTCGATTCTGGTATGACAGACATCCACTGGGCAGCTTACATTCGAGCCGACAATTTGACACCTCAATTGTGTGACTTGATGGCCAAAACCGGGATGAACTACTTTGAAATCGGCATTACCAGCGGTTCTCAAGAACTCGTGCGGAAAATGCGGATGGGTTACAACCTCCGAACCGTCTTACAAAACTGTCGTGACTTAAAAGCTGCTGGTTTCAACGACTTGGTTTCCGTCAACTACTCCTTTAACGTCATTGACGAACGTCCCGAAACCATTCGCCAAACCATCGCCTACCACCGGGAACTAGAGCGAATTTTTGGTGCTGATAAAGTCGAACCCGCCATCTTCTTTATTGGACTCCAACCCCATACCCATTTAGAAGAATACGCCTTCAAAGAAGGCATCCTCAAACCAGGGTATAATCCAATGAGCCTGATGCCCTGGACAGCCAAAAAACTGCTTTGGAACCCCGAACCCCTTGGTTCATTCTTTGGAGAAGTCTGTTTACAAGCTTGGCAACAAAATCCCAACGACTTCGGCCGTGAAGTTATGAATATTTTAGAAGAAAAACTCGGTTGTGCGGACTTAGAAGCAGCACTTTCTTCACCAATAGAGAAGAAAGAAAAACAGCTAGCAGGTGTATCCTAA
- a CDS encoding CPBP family intramembrane glutamic endopeptidase: MKKNLVRLAERPAPIRLGYFIGILLLLWLPLAAPIYLLVNDSNLVSILTMVLLYALFIILLRLWGKRVYQQPQILRHYGLKFTRQNGVDLMRGLAMGIINTLILFGVQGLLGWLVWQQPKVFLVKVILEGLIVALGIGFAEELLFRGWLLDELQRDYSQPVAMWTDAITFATLHFIKPLAVIIQTLPQFPALVLLGLTQVWGKRWHRGRLGFPIGLHGGLVWGYYIINVGKLVKYSGEVPDWVTGVNNNPLQGVMGVLLMSILALWIRGQSRRSLV; the protein is encoded by the coding sequence ATGAAAAAAAACCTTGTCCGTTTAGCCGAACGCCCTGCCCCTATTAGGCTGGGTTATTTTATTGGAATTTTATTGCTGCTATGGTTGCCTTTAGCTGCACCAATTTACTTACTAGTGAATGATTCAAATTTAGTAAGTATATTGACAATGGTATTATTATATGCATTGTTTATTATTCTCTTGAGGCTGTGGGGTAAGCGTGTCTATCAGCAGCCCCAAATTCTCCGACATTATGGCTTAAAATTCACGCGGCAAAACGGTGTGGATTTAATGCGTGGTTTGGCTATGGGGATAATTAATACTTTGATACTTTTTGGGGTACAGGGTTTGTTGGGTTGGTTGGTGTGGCAACAACCAAAAGTTTTCTTGGTGAAAGTGATTTTAGAGGGTTTAATTGTCGCTTTGGGTATTGGTTTTGCTGAGGAATTATTATTCCGAGGTTGGTTGCTAGATGAATTACAACGAGACTACAGTCAGCCTGTGGCAATGTGGACAGATGCAATTACATTTGCAACATTGCATTTTATTAAACCGTTGGCAGTAATTATTCAGACATTACCGCAATTTCCTGCTTTAGTATTGCTGGGGTTAACGCAGGTATGGGGAAAGCGCTGGCATAGAGGACGCTTAGGTTTTCCAATTGGTTTGCATGGTGGTTTAGTTTGGGGTTACTACATTATTAATGTGGGAAAATTAGTCAAATATTCTGGTGAAGTTCCTGATTGGGTGACTGGTGTAAATAATAATCCTTTACAAGGAGTGATGGGAGTATTGTTGATGAGTATACTGGCGTTGTGGATACGGGGGCAATCTCGGCGATCGCTTGTCTGA
- a CDS encoding DUF1830 domain-containing protein, with protein MAQILDPLPPEQSGKILCCYINATSKIQVARISNIPNWYFERVVFPGQRLVFEAPRKAQMEIHTGMMASAILSDKIPCDRLMLDEPSNYELDTDSSFGKDPIDTTTIVQQLNTNTGDSIKPLQIAGLAAVD; from the coding sequence ATGGCTCAAATTTTAGATCCTCTACCACCTGAGCAATCGGGGAAAATTCTCTGCTGCTACATTAATGCCACGAGCAAAATACAGGTAGCTCGCATCTCTAACATTCCCAATTGGTATTTTGAAAGGGTTGTTTTTCCAGGACAACGCCTAGTGTTTGAAGCTCCGCGAAAAGCTCAAATGGAGATTCACACGGGTATGATGGCAAGTGCAATTTTATCCGATAAGATTCCGTGCGATCGCCTGATGCTTGATGAACCTAGCAATTATGAGTTAGATACAGACTCATCATTTGGAAAAGACCCTATAGATACCACAACAATAGTGCAGCAACTTAATACAAATACCGGAGATAGTATAAAACCCTTACAAATCGCTGGTTTAGCGGCTGTTGATTAA
- a CDS encoding DUF4079 domain-containing protein: MNLPSFLWLWKMAAWSMGLSLLAYLMLAVTGVWMFRARTSQQFPFIPLFMGGNRGVRSLHYLMGISMVSLVLLLLAIGIVGTLGHFGSLGHSSHLAAGLIVVALVLLSAFSATQITPRRPWARLLHIGVNIILFVGFAWVSLTGWIVVQKYLP; encoded by the coding sequence ATGAATCTGCCTTCATTTCTTTGGTTGTGGAAAATGGCCGCCTGGTCGATGGGGTTATCCTTGCTGGCATACCTGATGTTAGCAGTTACAGGCGTTTGGATGTTCCGGGCGAGAACTTCGCAGCAATTTCCTTTTATTCCGTTATTTATGGGTGGAAATAGAGGAGTGCGATCGCTCCACTATCTCATGGGCATCAGCATGGTAAGTTTAGTGCTACTATTGCTGGCGATCGGCATTGTTGGCACTTTGGGTCACTTTGGTTCTTTGGGACACTCGTCACACTTGGCCGCTGGATTGATTGTGGTAGCCTTGGTTTTACTGTCTGCTTTCAGTGCAACGCAAATTACTCCCAGACGACCTTGGGCTAGACTTTTACACATCGGCGTAAATATTATTTTGTTTGTAGGATTTGCCTGGGTATCCCTTACTGGTTGGATCGTAGTACAAAAGTATTTACCTTAA